The genomic region ATCGAGAGGGTCGTGTCCAGAAGCAGCGACGTGGCCACGTCCATGCGCAATCTCCGGTAGTATTGCAGCGGTGAGACCCCCAGGTGCTGCGTGAAGAGCCGGGTCAGGTGTTCCCGGGATATGTCCAGAGAATCGGCTACGGCCTCCATGGAAATTCTCTCCCTCAGATGCTGTTCGAAAAGACGAATTGCCCGGCTGATATGGACGTTGTAGTCCTCGGGACGGTCCCGGGAAATCCTGCGCTGTCGGGACCAGGGCGCTGGTTTGTCCCCAGGGCTGATCTCGGCGGCCAGCTCCCATAAAAACGCCTGAAGCAGGTGGGCTGCTGCCTGGCGCCGGGCTGGATGGGGGTGCGCAAAGCCGTTCTTGCAATCCTCAAAGAGGAGCCGTTGCCGGGCTCCCCCGTCCCGGGGAAAGGCTTGCCTGAAAAGATCATCATCCAGAATTCCCCTCAGCGGGTCTTCCGAGGCAGGAGTAAAGAGCAGGGCATAATAGGAAACCGGAGTACTCTCCGCTTCGGGCCGGATCGCGTGGCGCTCTCCCGGAGGGGAGAAGAAGAGCCGTCCCTGGGACAGGACAAAGCGGTCCCGATCCCGTTCAAACCGCCCTTCGCCGCCCAGGAAAAAATGAAGTTCGTACTCGTCGCTGTCGTGGCTATGGTGCCGGGAATGCCAGGCGAGCAACTCCGGCGAAGAGAGCCGGTACACAAAGACCACGTCTTTTATCTCCACCCTGGGAGCCTCCTGTGTCAAAATATGGTTCATAGTATCAAAAAAAGGAATGTTTGCATCGCTGGAGTCCGGGTACTATCAGAAGAAGACCCGATCATATCCGGAGGATAGCGACGATGGAACGAGCATTGACCCTGGGGATCGATATCAGTACCCAAAGTATTTCCGCTGTAGTTCTGGACCCTCGGGAATCTCCCGCCAGAGCCGTGGCGCACCTGAGCCTTTCCTACCGGGACGACTCCCGGCTAAACCGCTTCGGAATCCATCGGGAGTCGCTCCTGGTGCCGCCTCGCGTGCCCGGCGAGGCCGATCAGCCGCCGGAGATGTTTC from Alkalispirochaeta americana harbors:
- a CDS encoding AraC family transcriptional regulator, with protein sequence MEIKDVVFVYRLSSPELLAWHSRHHSHDSDEYELHFFLGGEGRFERDRDRFVLSQGRLFFSPPGERHAIRPEAESTPVSYYALLFTPASEDPLRGILDDDLFRQAFPRDGGARQRLLFEDCKNGFAHPHPARRQAAAHLLQAFLWELAAEISPGDKPAPWSRQRRISRDRPEDYNVHISRAIRLFEQHLRERISMEAVADSLDISREHLTRLFTQHLGVSPLQYYRRLRMDVATSLLLDTTLSIKEIAWELGYQNPFHFSRSFRRYAQMSPRTYRQQYYRQNPTGYDTRMVKPPEGSRSRGFGDLPGKGDDPPRQR